In the genome of Pangasianodon hypophthalmus isolate fPanHyp1 chromosome 23, fPanHyp1.pri, whole genome shotgun sequence, one region contains:
- the zfand2a gene encoding AN1-type zinc finger protein 2A isoform X1, whose product MEFPDLGEHCSEKSCKRLDFLPMRCDACEGIFCKDHITYASHKCTSSYKKDVQVPVCPLCNTPIPIKRGEMPDVKVGEHIDRDCKSDPAQKKRKIFTNKCSKGGCKQKEMIRVTCDECHLNYCLKHRHPLDHDCKTDGKPVSKSGHAALMRAQGASSSSAAGSSIIGSSTGVGRTARAQNSSAQRTPAPSVVPPAAQNVIPSSASYQAGLTEEQALQRALEMSLAETARHTPPALSPQEQEDLALAQALAASEEEYRRQQQRQQGRDSKQSNCCLS is encoded by the exons ATGGAGTTTCCAGACCTGGGAGAACACTGTTCAGAGAAATCCTGCAAGCGCCTGG attTCCTGCCGATGAGATGTGACGCCTGTGAAGGGATTTTCTGCAAAGACCACATAACTTATGCAAGTCACAAGTGTACTTCATCATATAAAAAG GATGTCCAGGTCCCAGTGTGTCCATTGTGCAATACCCCCATTCCGATTAAAAGAGGGGAAATGCCAGATGTTAAAGTTGGTGAGCACATAGACCGTGACTGCAAGTCAGATCCTgcacagaagaaaagaaag ATTTTTACAAATAAGTGCTCTAAAGGAGGCTGCAAGCAGAAGGAGATGATTCGTGTAACATGTGACGAGTGCCACTTGAACTACTGTCTTAAGCACAGACATCCATTGGACCATGATTGTAAGACTGATGGCAAGCCAGTCTCCAAATCAGG acatGCTGCTTTAATGAGAGCTCAGGGTGCCTCCAGCAGTAGTGCTGCAGGCTCATCCATTATAGGGAGCTCGACTGGAGTAGGCCGAACAGCTCGTGCTCAGAATAGTAG TGCACAAAGGACTCCAGCCCCTTCTGTGGTTCCCCCTGCGGCACAGAATGTAATACCTTCATCAGCATCCTATCAGGCTGGACTG ACAGAGGAGCAGGCTCTCCAGCGTGCATTAGAGATGTCACTGGCGGAAACGGCCCGACACACGCCGCCTGCTCTCAG TCCTCAGGAGCAGGAGGATCTGGCCCTGGCTCAGGCCCTCGCTGCTAGTGAGGAAGAGTACCGACGACAGCAGCAGAGACAACAG GGGAGGGATTCCAAGCAGTCCAACTGCTGTCTGTCTTAA
- the zfand2a gene encoding AN1-type zinc finger protein 2A isoform X2 gives MEFPDLGEHCSEKSCKRLDFLPMRCDACEGIFCKDHITYASHKCTSSYKKDVQVPVCPLCNTPIPIKRGEMPDVKVGEHIDRDCKSDPAQKKRKIFTNKCSKGGCKQKEMIRVTCDECHLNYCLKHRHPLDHDCKTDGKPVSKSGHAALMRAQGASSSSAAGSSIIGSSTGVGRTARAQNSSAQRTPAPSVVPPAAQNVIPSSASYQAGLTEEQALQRALEMSLAETARHTPPALSPQEQEDLALAQALAASEEEYRRQQQRQQVSRTLSSQ, from the exons ATGGAGTTTCCAGACCTGGGAGAACACTGTTCAGAGAAATCCTGCAAGCGCCTGG attTCCTGCCGATGAGATGTGACGCCTGTGAAGGGATTTTCTGCAAAGACCACATAACTTATGCAAGTCACAAGTGTACTTCATCATATAAAAAG GATGTCCAGGTCCCAGTGTGTCCATTGTGCAATACCCCCATTCCGATTAAAAGAGGGGAAATGCCAGATGTTAAAGTTGGTGAGCACATAGACCGTGACTGCAAGTCAGATCCTgcacagaagaaaagaaag ATTTTTACAAATAAGTGCTCTAAAGGAGGCTGCAAGCAGAAGGAGATGATTCGTGTAACATGTGACGAGTGCCACTTGAACTACTGTCTTAAGCACAGACATCCATTGGACCATGATTGTAAGACTGATGGCAAGCCAGTCTCCAAATCAGG acatGCTGCTTTAATGAGAGCTCAGGGTGCCTCCAGCAGTAGTGCTGCAGGCTCATCCATTATAGGGAGCTCGACTGGAGTAGGCCGAACAGCTCGTGCTCAGAATAGTAG TGCACAAAGGACTCCAGCCCCTTCTGTGGTTCCCCCTGCGGCACAGAATGTAATACCTTCATCAGCATCCTATCAGGCTGGACTG ACAGAGGAGCAGGCTCTCCAGCGTGCATTAGAGATGTCACTGGCGGAAACGGCCCGACACACGCCGCCTGCTCTCAG TCCTCAGGAGCAGGAGGATCTGGCCCTGGCTCAGGCCCTCGCTGCTAGTGAGGAAGAGTACCGACGACAGCAGCAGAGACAACAGGTATCAAGAACCCTTAGCAGTCAGTAG
- the zfand2a gene encoding AN1-type zinc finger protein 2A isoform X4, which produces MEFPDLGEHCSEKSCKRLDFLPMRCDACEGIFCKDHITYASHKCTSSYKKDVQVPVCPLCNTPIPIKRGEMPDVKVGEHIDRDCKSDPAQKKRKIFTNKCSKGGCKQKEMIRVTCDECHLNYCLKHRHPLDHDCKTDGKPVSKSG; this is translated from the exons ATGGAGTTTCCAGACCTGGGAGAACACTGTTCAGAGAAATCCTGCAAGCGCCTGG attTCCTGCCGATGAGATGTGACGCCTGTGAAGGGATTTTCTGCAAAGACCACATAACTTATGCAAGTCACAAGTGTACTTCATCATATAAAAAG GATGTCCAGGTCCCAGTGTGTCCATTGTGCAATACCCCCATTCCGATTAAAAGAGGGGAAATGCCAGATGTTAAAGTTGGTGAGCACATAGACCGTGACTGCAAGTCAGATCCTgcacagaagaaaagaaag ATTTTTACAAATAAGTGCTCTAAAGGAGGCTGCAAGCAGAAGGAGATGATTCGTGTAACATGTGACGAGTGCCACTTGAACTACTGTCTTAAGCACAGACATCCATTGGACCATGATTGTAAGACTGATGGCAAGCCAGTCTCCAAATCAGGGTAA
- the zfand2a gene encoding AN1-type zinc finger protein 2A isoform X3 → MKSALCTAGWQVQRPADLGGKIRWDVQVPVCPLCNTPIPIKRGEMPDVKVGEHIDRDCKSDPAQKKRKIFTNKCSKGGCKQKEMIRVTCDECHLNYCLKHRHPLDHDCKTDGKPVSKSGHAALMRAQGASSSSAAGSSIIGSSTGVGRTARAQNSSAQRTPAPSVVPPAAQNVIPSSASYQAGLTEEQALQRALEMSLAETARHTPPALSPQEQEDLALAQALAASEEEYRRQQQRQQGRDSKQSNCCLS, encoded by the exons ATGAAGTCAGCTTTGTGCACAGCTGGCTGGCAGGTCCAGAGGCCTGCAGATCTGGGTGGAAAGATAAGATGG GATGTCCAGGTCCCAGTGTGTCCATTGTGCAATACCCCCATTCCGATTAAAAGAGGGGAAATGCCAGATGTTAAAGTTGGTGAGCACATAGACCGTGACTGCAAGTCAGATCCTgcacagaagaaaagaaag ATTTTTACAAATAAGTGCTCTAAAGGAGGCTGCAAGCAGAAGGAGATGATTCGTGTAACATGTGACGAGTGCCACTTGAACTACTGTCTTAAGCACAGACATCCATTGGACCATGATTGTAAGACTGATGGCAAGCCAGTCTCCAAATCAGG acatGCTGCTTTAATGAGAGCTCAGGGTGCCTCCAGCAGTAGTGCTGCAGGCTCATCCATTATAGGGAGCTCGACTGGAGTAGGCCGAACAGCTCGTGCTCAGAATAGTAG TGCACAAAGGACTCCAGCCCCTTCTGTGGTTCCCCCTGCGGCACAGAATGTAATACCTTCATCAGCATCCTATCAGGCTGGACTG ACAGAGGAGCAGGCTCTCCAGCGTGCATTAGAGATGTCACTGGCGGAAACGGCCCGACACACGCCGCCTGCTCTCAG TCCTCAGGAGCAGGAGGATCTGGCCCTGGCTCAGGCCCTCGCTGCTAGTGAGGAAGAGTACCGACGACAGCAGCAGAGACAACAG GGGAGGGATTCCAAGCAGTCCAACTGCTGTCTGTCTTAA